Proteins from a genomic interval of Cucumis melo cultivar AY chromosome 7, USDA_Cmelo_AY_1.0, whole genome shotgun sequence:
- the LOC103492941 gene encoding trifunctional UDP-glucose 4,6-dehydratase/UDP-4-keto-6-deoxy-D-glucose 3,5-epimerase/UDP-4-keto-L-rhamnose-reductase RHM1, whose amino-acid sequence MATHTPKNILITGAAGFIASHVANRLVRNYPGYKIVVLDKLDYCSNLKNLLPSKPSPNFKFVKGDIGSADLVNYLLITESIDTIMHFAAQTHVDNSFGNSFEFTKNNIYGTHVLLEACKVTGQIRRFIHVSTDEVYGETDEDAVVGNHEASQLLPTNPYSATKAGAEMLVMAYGRSYGLPVITTRGNNVYGPNQFPEKLIPKFILLAMRGQPLPIHGDGSNVRSYLYCEDVAEAFEVILHKGEVGHVYNIGTKKERRVIDVAKDICRLFSMDADASIKFVENRPFNDQRYFLDDEKLKNLGWSERTTWEEGLKKTIEWYTKNPDWWGDVSGALLPHPRMLMMPGGVERHFEGSEEGKPAAYASSNTKMVVPTSRNPGCPHQSSFKFLIYGRTGWIGGLLGQLCDKQGIAYAYGKGRLEDRASLLADIQNIKPTHVFNAAGVTGRPNVDWCESHKTETIRANVAGTLTLADVCREHGLLMMNFATGCIFEYDAKHPEGSGIGFKEEDKPNFIGSFYSKTKAMVEELLKEYDNVCTLRVRMPISSDLNNPRNFITKISRYNKVVNIPNSMTILDELLPISIEMAKRNLRGIWNFTNPGVVSHNEILEMYKKYIDPEFKWANFTLEEQAKVIVAPRSNNEMDASKLKNEFPEMLGIKESLIKYVFEPNKKTSA is encoded by the exons ATGGCTACGCACACTCCTAAGAACATCCTCATTACTGGGGCTGCTGGATTTATTGCATCCCATGTTGCTAACAGACTTGTGAGGAACTATCCTGGCTACAAAATTGTTGTACTTGACAAGCTTGATTATTGCTCAAATCTGAAGAACCTTCTTCCATCTAAACCATCTCCCAATTTCAAATTCGTTAAGGGAGACATTGGCAGTGCTGACCTTGTCAATTATCTCCTAATTACTGAGTCTATTGACACAATTATGCATTTTGCTGCCCAGACTCATGTTGACAACTCGTTTGGTAATAGTTTTGAGTTCACAAAGAATAACATCTATGGTACGCATGTTCTTTTAGAGGCATGCAAGGTCACTGGACAGATTCGTAGGTTCATCCACGTTAGTACGGATGAAGTGTATGGAGAGACAGACGAGGACGCTGTTGTGGGAAACCATGAGGCTTCCCAACTCCTCCCGACAAATCCATATTCTGCGACAAAAGCTGGAGCTGAAATGCTTGTGATGGCCTATGGTAGGTCTTATGGATTACCTGTGATCACGACCCGAGGAAACAATGTTTATGGACCTAATCAGTTTCCTGAGAAGCTAATTCCGAAGTTCATTCTTTTGGCCATGAGAGGTCAGCCTCTTCCCATTCATGGAGATGGTTCTAATGTTAGGAGTTATCTGTACTGTGAGGATGTTGCTGAGGCTTTTGAAGTTATTCTTCACAAAGGAGAGGTTGGCCATGTTTATAACATTGGGACAAAGAAGGAGAGAAGGGTTATAGATGTTGCAAAGGATATATGCAGACTTTTCTCGATGGATGCAGATGCAAGCATCAAGTTTGTTGAAAACAGACCTTTTAACGATCAGAGGTATTTCTTGGATGACGAGAAACTCAAGAACTTGGGATGGTCAGAACGTACAACATGGGAAGAAGGGCTGAAGAAGACAATTGAATGGTACACCAAGAACCCTGATTGGTGGGGTGATGTCTCTGGGGCTTTGCTGCCACATCCTAGAATGCTAATGATGCCCGGTGGAGTTGAGAGGCACTTTGAAGGGTCTGAAGAGGGAAAACCAGCTGCTTATGCTTCAAGTAATACTAAAATGGTTGTCCCAACTTCCAGGAATCCAGGCTGTCCTCACCAGTCATCCTTTAAATTTTTGATATATGGTAGGACAGGGTGGATTGGAGGCCTTCTTGGGCAGTTATGTGATAAACAAGGCATTGCCTATGCGTATGGCAAAGGGCGTCTGGAGGATCGAGCCTCACTTTTGGCGGATATTCAGAATATTAAACCAACCCATGTTTTTAATGCTGCCGGAGTGACAGGCAGACCCAATGTTGACTGGTGTGAATCTCACAAAACAGAGACTATTCGAGCCAATGTTGCTGGAACCTTAACTTTAGCAGATGTTTGCCGGGAGCATGGACTCTTGATGATGAACTTTGCCACTGGCTGTATATTTGAGTACGATGCCAAACATCCAGAGGGTTCTGGTATTGGATTTAAAGAGGAGGACAAGCCAAATTTCATTGGTTCCTTTTATTCAAAAACCAAGGCCATG GTGGAGGAGCTTCTGAAAGAATATGATAACGTCTGCACCCTCCGAGTTCGGATGCCGATATCATCTGACTTGAACAACCCACGCAACTTCATTACCAAGATTTCTCGCTACAATAAGGTGGTTAACATCCCAAACAGCATGACCATCCTGGATGAGCTTCTGCCCATTTCGATCGAGATGGCAAAGCGTAACTTGAGGGGCATCTGGAACTTCACAAACCCCGGTGTTGTGAGTCACAATGAGATTCTGGAGATGTACAAGAAATACATCGACCCTGAATTCAAGTGGGCTAACTTCACATTGGAAGAACAGGCTAAGGTAATTGTGGCCCCCAGAAGCAACAATGAGATGGATGCTTCAAAGTTGAAGAACGAGTTCCCAGAGATGCTCGGGATCAAGGAGTCGCTGATCAAGTACGTCTTCGAACCAAACAAGAAAACCTCTGCCTAA